Proteins found in one Luteimonas chenhongjianii genomic segment:
- the tpiA gene encoding triose-phosphate isomerase, with translation MRPRIVAGNWKLQGSRLFANDLVEGIAAGMPTGVEAIVLPPYPYLPALAQAFEGRGVAFGAQDTSAHAKGAYTGEVSAEMLADVGARYALVGHSERRQHHGESDALVAAKFIAAREAGLAPILCVGETREQREAGRTEDVIGAQVQAVLDAAGPAAFDGAIIAYEPVWAIGTGLTASPEQAQAVHAFLRGVVARQDARIADSLPLLYGGSCKPDNAAALFSQPDVDGGLIGGASLAADDFLAIVAAAAR, from the coding sequence ATGCGCCCCAGGATTGTCGCCGGCAACTGGAAACTGCAGGGCAGCCGCCTGTTCGCCAACGACCTCGTCGAGGGCATCGCCGCCGGCATGCCGACTGGAGTGGAGGCCATCGTGCTGCCGCCGTATCCGTATCTGCCGGCGCTGGCGCAGGCATTCGAGGGTCGCGGCGTGGCTTTCGGCGCGCAGGACACCAGTGCCCATGCCAAGGGTGCCTATACCGGCGAGGTCAGTGCCGAAATGCTTGCCGACGTCGGCGCGCGCTATGCGCTGGTCGGGCACTCCGAGCGCCGCCAGCACCACGGCGAGAGCGATGCGCTGGTCGCGGCGAAGTTCATTGCCGCACGCGAAGCGGGGTTGGCCCCCATCCTGTGCGTGGGCGAGACCCGCGAGCAGCGCGAGGCCGGGCGGACCGAGGACGTCATCGGCGCGCAGGTCCAGGCCGTACTGGACGCGGCCGGGCCGGCCGCGTTCGACGGCGCGATCATCGCCTACGAACCGGTCTGGGCGATCGGCACCGGGCTGACCGCCAGCCCCGAACAGGCCCAGGCGGTCCACGCCTTCCTGCGTGGCGTGGTCGCCCGGCAGGATGCTAGAATCGCCGATTCGTTGCCGCTGCTCTATGGCGGCAGCTGCAAGCCCGACAATGCCGCTGCGCTGTTCTCGCAGCCCGACGTCGACGGCGGACTGATCGGCGGCGCCTCGCTGGCGGCCGACGACTTCCTGGCCATCGTCGCCGCGGCCGCGCGTTGA
- the secG gene encoding preprotein translocase subunit SecG, with product MLLTVFNILFVIIAIAMIALILMQRGAGASAGSGFGGGASSTVFGARGSSNFLSKATKWLAISFFAVTLFMAWYAMHRANPNAMNMDLGVMGSEVPAAPIDRAVPPVATPQAPAADATVPTAPPAEGAVPAAPPAAEDSSQETP from the coding sequence ATGCTGCTGACCGTCTTCAATATCCTGTTCGTCATCATCGCCATCGCGATGATCGCGCTGATCCTCATGCAGCGCGGCGCTGGCGCCTCGGCCGGTTCCGGGTTCGGTGGCGGCGCGTCGTCCACCGTCTTCGGCGCGCGGGGATCGTCGAACTTCCTGTCCAAGGCCACCAAGTGGCTGGCGATCAGCTTCTTCGCCGTCACCCTGTTCATGGCCTGGTACGCGATGCACCGCGCCAACCCCAATGCGATGAATATGGACCTGGGCGTGATGGGCAGTGAAGTCCCGGCAGCGCCGATCGACCGCGCGGTTCCCCCGGTGGCCACGCCGCAGGCGCCTGCGGCGGACGCTACGGTGCCGACCGCGCCCCCCGCCGAAGGTGCGGTTCCGGCTGCGCCGCCCGCAGCAGAAGATTCTTCGCAGGAAACGCCCTGA
- a CDS encoding NADH-quinone oxidoreductase subunit A gives MLAEYLPTLLFLIVATGIGIALLIIGNLLGPKRPSPEKLSPYECGFEAFEDARMQFDVRYYLIAIQFIVFDLEIIFIVPWATVFRELGVLGLIEMGIFAGMLLLGFVYVWKKGALEWE, from the coding sequence GTGCTGGCCGAATATCTGCCGACCCTGCTGTTTCTGATTGTTGCCACGGGGATCGGCATTGCCTTGCTGATCATCGGCAACCTGTTGGGACCCAAGCGCCCTTCGCCCGAGAAGCTGTCGCCGTACGAGTGCGGATTCGAAGCATTCGAAGACGCGCGCATGCAGTTCGACGTGCGCTACTACCTCATCGCGATCCAGTTCATCGTCTTTGATCTGGAAATCATCTTCATCGTGCCCTGGGCCACCGTGTTCCGCGAACTCGGTGTTCTGGGTCTGATCGAGATGGGCATCTTCGCCGGCATGCTGCTGCTCGGCTTCGTCTACGTTTGGAAGAAGGGAGCGCTGGAATGGGAGTGA
- a CDS encoding NuoB/complex I 20 kDa subunit family protein → MGVNQTVARLMNNPLPEGRVEDILRPEGENPLLERGFVTTSSDVLLNWARTGSMWPMTFGLACCAVEMMHAGAARLDLDRYGVVFRPSPRQSDVMIVAGTLVNKMAPALRKVYDQMPDPKWVISMGSCANGGGYYHYSYSVVRGCDRIVPVDIYVPGCPPTAEALVYGILQLQKKIRRATNFGETKVGLRDA, encoded by the coding sequence ATGGGAGTGAACCAGACCGTTGCGCGCCTGATGAACAACCCGCTGCCGGAAGGCCGGGTCGAGGACATCCTGCGCCCGGAAGGCGAAAACCCGCTGCTCGAGCGTGGTTTCGTCACGACCAGTTCCGACGTGCTGCTCAACTGGGCGCGCACCGGATCGATGTGGCCGATGACCTTCGGTCTGGCCTGCTGCGCGGTGGAGATGATGCACGCCGGCGCCGCGCGCCTCGATCTCGACCGCTACGGCGTCGTGTTCCGTCCCAGCCCGCGCCAGTCGGACGTGATGATCGTCGCCGGCACCCTGGTCAACAAGATGGCCCCGGCGCTGCGCAAGGTCTACGACCAGATGCCCGACCCGAAGTGGGTCATCTCCATGGGCAGCTGCGCGAATGGCGGCGGCTACTACCACTACTCGTATTCCGTGGTGCGCGGCTGCGACCGCATCGTGCCGGTCGACATCTACGTGCCGGGCTGCCCGCCGACCGCCGAGGCGCTGGTCTACGGCATCCTGCAGCTGCAGAAGAAGATCCGTCGCGCGACCAATTTCGGTGAGACCAAGGTGGGGTTGCGTGATGCGTGA
- a CDS encoding NADH-quinone oxidoreductase subunit C yields MREQPARETATDFAARLRARFGDADVAVALPRGEVTITTAGDWLETCRALRDEFGFESLIDLCGVDYLGHGSDEWDTEVSSEGFSRGVEGRGPGRFKFGETISRQDTQAQGGESAIPVPERRFAVVAQLLSIQHNRRVAVKCFAPSVDLPVLSSLTVLWPVANWFEREAFDLFGVIFEGHPDLRRILTDYGFVGHPFRKDFPLIGNVEVRYDAERRRVVYEPVTSVEPRVGVPRVIRDDARYATARDEQKGRRQESSK; encoded by the coding sequence ATGCGTGAGCAGCCTGCCCGTGAGACCGCGACCGATTTCGCCGCGCGCCTGCGCGCCCGTTTCGGCGATGCGGATGTGGCCGTCGCGCTGCCGCGTGGCGAGGTGACCATCACCACCGCTGGTGACTGGCTCGAGACCTGCCGCGCACTGCGCGACGAGTTCGGCTTCGAGTCGCTGATCGACCTGTGCGGCGTGGACTACCTCGGTCATGGCAGCGACGAGTGGGACACCGAGGTCTCCTCCGAGGGATTCAGCCGTGGCGTCGAAGGTCGTGGCCCGGGGCGCTTCAAGTTCGGCGAGACCATCAGCCGCCAGGACACGCAGGCGCAGGGCGGGGAATCCGCGATTCCGGTGCCCGAGCGGCGTTTCGCCGTGGTCGCGCAGCTGCTGTCGATCCAGCACAACCGGCGGGTCGCGGTGAAGTGTTTCGCGCCCAGCGTCGATCTGCCCGTGCTGTCGTCGCTGACCGTGCTGTGGCCGGTCGCGAACTGGTTCGAGCGCGAGGCCTTCGACCTGTTCGGCGTGATCTTCGAGGGCCACCCGGACCTGCGCCGCATCCTGACCGACTACGGCTTCGTCGGTCATCCGTTCCGCAAGGATTTCCCGTTGATCGGCAATGTCGAAGTGCGCTACGACGCCGAGCGTCGCCGCGTCGTGTATGAGCCCGTGACCTCGGTCGAGCCGCGGGTCGGCGTGCCGCGCGTCATCCGCGACGATGCGCGCTATGCGACTGCGCGTGACGAGCAGAAGGGCCGTCGCCAGGAGAGCAGCAAGTGA
- a CDS encoding NADH-quinone oxidoreductase subunit D produces MPTTSLHQANTVPSAEALKQEIRNYTFNFGPQHPSAHGVLRLILEMDGETVMRADPHIGLLHRGTEKLAESKPFNQSVPYMDRLDYVSMMCNEHAYVRAIETLMGIEAPERAQWIRTLFDEVTRILNHLMWIGSNALDLGAMAVMLYAFREREELMDVYEAVSGARMHAAYYRPGGVYRDLPDHMPRYAESRWRKGEKLKRFNKWREGSMLDYLEAFAKDFPSRVDEYETLLTDNRIWKQRTVGIGVIPPDLAKAWGMTGPMLRGSGVEWDLRKTQPYARYADVDFDIAVGVNGDCYDRYLVRVFEMRESAKIIQQCVTWLRANPGPVMLDNYKVSPPSREEMKDDMEALIHHFKLFTEGYCVPAGETYSAVEGPKGEFGCYLISDGANKPFRVHLRAPGFAHLSSMDDITRGHMLSDVVAMIGTYDIVFGEVDR; encoded by the coding sequence ATCCCGACCACTTCGCTGCATCAGGCCAATACGGTGCCCAGCGCCGAGGCCCTGAAGCAGGAAATCCGCAACTACACGTTCAACTTCGGTCCCCAGCATCCGTCCGCCCATGGCGTGCTGCGTCTGATCCTGGAGATGGACGGCGAGACCGTGATGCGCGCCGATCCGCATATCGGCCTGCTGCACCGTGGTACCGAAAAGCTTGCCGAGAGCAAGCCGTTCAACCAGTCGGTGCCGTACATGGACCGTCTGGATTACGTGTCGATGATGTGCAACGAGCACGCCTACGTGCGCGCGATCGAGACCCTGATGGGGATCGAGGCGCCCGAGCGTGCGCAGTGGATCCGCACTCTGTTCGACGAAGTCACCCGCATCCTCAATCATCTGATGTGGATCGGCTCGAACGCGCTCGATCTCGGTGCGATGGCGGTCATGCTCTACGCGTTCCGCGAGCGCGAAGAGCTGATGGACGTCTACGAAGCCGTCAGCGGCGCGCGCATGCACGCGGCCTATTACCGGCCCGGTGGCGTCTATCGTGATCTGCCCGACCACATGCCGCGCTACGCGGAATCGCGCTGGCGCAAGGGCGAGAAGCTCAAGCGTTTCAACAAGTGGCGCGAAGGCTCGATGCTCGACTATCTCGAGGCGTTCGCGAAGGATTTCCCGAGCCGCGTCGACGAGTACGAGACCCTGCTCACCGACAACCGCATCTGGAAGCAGCGCACCGTCGGCATCGGCGTGATTCCTCCGGATCTGGCCAAGGCCTGGGGCATGACCGGCCCGATGCTGCGTGGTTCGGGCGTCGAGTGGGATCTGCGCAAGACCCAGCCGTATGCGCGCTACGCGGATGTCGATTTCGACATCGCCGTGGGCGTCAACGGCGACTGCTACGACCGCTATCTCGTGCGTGTGTTCGAAATGCGCGAGTCGGCGAAGATCATCCAGCAGTGCGTGACCTGGCTGCGGGCCAACCCCGGCCCGGTGATGCTCGACAACTACAAGGTGTCGCCGCCCTCCCGCGAGGAGATGAAGGACGACATGGAAGCGCTGATCCACCACTTCAAGCTGTTCACCGAGGGCTATTGCGTGCCCGCCGGTGAAACCTACAGCGCGGTGGAGGGCCCGAAGGGCGAGTTCGGCTGCTACCTGATCTCCGACGGCGCCAACAAGCCGTTCCGCGTGCACCTGCGTGCGCCGGGTTTTGCACATCTTTCGTCGATGGACGACATCACGCGCGGGCACATGCTGTCCGACGTGGTGGCGATGATCGGCACCTATGACATCGTGTTCGGAGAAGTCGACCGATGA
- the nuoE gene encoding NADH-quinone oxidoreductase subunit NuoE, translating to MKATGNFENARNVDPMVVLSGDTRAHIDHWLSKFPEDRKRSAVLQGLFAAQEQNNGWLTDELIAAVAKYLDLPPVWAYEVATFYSMFETEQVGRNNVAFCTNISCWLNGAEGLVAHAEKKLGCKLGESTADGRVYLKREEECVAACCGAPVVVINGHYHEKLTPEGVDELLDGLK from the coding sequence ATGAAGGCGACCGGAAATTTCGAGAACGCCCGCAACGTCGACCCGATGGTCGTGCTCAGCGGCGATACGCGCGCGCACATCGACCACTGGCTGTCCAAGTTCCCGGAGGACCGCAAGCGGTCCGCGGTACTGCAGGGTCTGTTCGCTGCCCAGGAACAGAACAACGGCTGGTTGACCGACGAGCTGATCGCCGCCGTGGCGAAGTATCTGGATCTTCCGCCGGTGTGGGCCTACGAGGTCGCGACGTTCTACTCGATGTTCGAAACCGAGCAGGTCGGTCGCAACAACGTCGCGTTCTGCACCAACATCAGCTGCTGGCTCAACGGCGCCGAAGGGCTCGTTGCCCATGCCGAGAAGAAGCTGGGCTGCAAGCTCGGTGAATCCACCGCCGACGGTCGCGTCTACCTCAAGCGCGAGGAAGAGTGCGTCGCCGCGTGCTGCGGCGCGCCGGTGGTGGTCATCAACGGTCATTACCACGAGAAGCTCACGCCCGAGGGCGTTGACGAGCTGCTCGACGGTCTGAAGTAG
- the nuoF gene encoding NADH-quinone oxidoreductase subunit NuoF — translation MAHHHPKSSEGYGPVGPAPKEHQAVYTTLHFDKPWSYENYLKTGGYSALRRILEEKIPPTDVIEMVKQSGLRGRGGAGFPTGLKWSFMPKGEMQKYILCNSDESEPGTAKDRDILRYNPHAVIEGMAIACYATGASVAYNYLRGEFHHEPFEHLEEATAEAYANGWLGKNVLGSGIDIDIHNALGAGAYICGEETALMESLEGKKGQPRFKPPFPANFGLYGKPTTINNTETFASVPAIVRNGAEWFMNLGKPNNGGCKIFSVSGHVVRPGNHEIRLGTPFSELLEMCGGVREGRKVKGVIPGGSSMPVLPGETMMGLTMDYDALQKAGSGLGSGAVIVMDDTTCMVRACQRIARFYYKESCGQCTPCREGTGWMYRMLTRIAEHTATVEDLQMLRAAAGQIEGHTICAFGEAAAWPVQGFLRHFWDEFEYAIVNKRFLVDDQRNGTVVPKAVAA, via the coding sequence ATGGCACATCACCATCCCAAGTCTTCCGAAGGTTACGGGCCCGTCGGGCCTGCGCCGAAGGAACACCAGGCGGTCTACACCACGCTGCATTTCGACAAGCCGTGGTCCTACGAGAACTACCTCAAGACGGGTGGTTACAGCGCGCTGCGCCGGATCCTCGAAGAGAAGATCCCGCCCACCGACGTCATCGAGATGGTCAAGCAGTCCGGCCTGCGTGGTCGCGGCGGCGCGGGCTTCCCGACCGGCCTGAAGTGGAGCTTCATGCCCAAGGGCGAGATGCAGAAGTACATCCTCTGCAACTCGGACGAATCCGAGCCCGGTACCGCCAAGGATCGCGACATCCTGCGCTACAACCCGCACGCGGTCATCGAGGGCATGGCGATCGCCTGCTACGCGACCGGCGCGAGCGTGGCCTACAACTACCTGCGCGGCGAGTTCCACCACGAGCCCTTCGAGCATCTGGAAGAAGCCACCGCCGAGGCCTATGCCAACGGCTGGCTGGGCAAGAACGTGCTCGGCAGCGGCATCGACATCGACATCCACAACGCCCTCGGCGCAGGCGCCTACATCTGCGGCGAAGAGACCGCGCTGATGGAGTCGCTGGAAGGCAAGAAGGGCCAGCCGCGCTTCAAGCCGCCGTTCCCGGCGAATTTCGGCCTCTACGGCAAGCCGACGACGATCAACAACACCGAGACGTTCGCCTCGGTGCCGGCCATCGTGCGCAATGGCGCCGAGTGGTTCATGAATCTCGGCAAGCCCAACAACGGCGGCTGCAAGATCTTTTCGGTGTCCGGCCATGTCGTCAGGCCCGGCAACCACGAGATCCGCCTGGGGACGCCCTTCTCGGAACTTCTCGAGATGTGCGGCGGCGTGCGCGAAGGCCGCAAGGTCAAGGGCGTGATCCCGGGTGGCTCCTCGATGCCGGTGCTGCCGGGCGAGACCATGATGGGCCTGACGATGGACTACGACGCGCTGCAGAAGGCCGGCTCCGGCCTGGGCTCGGGCGCGGTCATCGTGATGGACGACACCACCTGCATGGTGCGTGCCTGCCAGCGCATCGCACGCTTCTACTACAAGGAAAGCTGCGGCCAGTGCACGCCGTGCCGCGAGGGCACCGGCTGGATGTACCGCATGCTTACCCGTATCGCCGAGCACACCGCGACTGTAGAGGACCTGCAGATGCTGCGGGCGGCGGCGGGACAGATCGAGGGACACACCATCTGCGCATTCGGTGAAGCGGCCGCATGGCCGGTGCAGGGCTTCCTGCGCCACTTCTGGGACGAGTTCGAGTACGCGATCGTGAACAAGCGTTTCCTCGTCGACGATCAGCGCAACGGCACCGTCGTGCCGAAGGCGGTGGCCGCATGA
- the nuoG gene encoding NADH-quinone oxidoreductase subunit NuoG: MSAQPVNPNLPPDHVTVFIDGVELAAPKGSMIIHAADKAGIPIPRFCYHDKLAIAANCRMCLVDTEVGGRGAPKPSPACATPVMDGLKVFTRNEKALKAQRNVMEFLLINHPLDCPICDQGGECELQDLSLGYGRSVSRFAERKRVVADEDLGPLVATEMTRCIQCTRCVRFTAEIAGTYELGGMQRGENLQIGTYDGKPLTTELSGNVIDVCPVGALTNKVYRFRARPWELLARESLGGHDALGSNTFLHVRRGEVMRVVPRENEAVNECWISDRDRYSHQGLAAEDRAVRPLVKDGGAWREASWEEALTRAETILRDNAADELGVLVHPATSNEEGALLVRLAEALGTGNLDHRIAQRDLSDGAVAEAFPMPVAELDRADVVLLVGTNLRHEVPLLHHRVRQAWKRGAKVYVVNPVDFEFTFDIVDKAIVPPSKVAETLQVAELGDALRGGKHAAIILGAQAEASAHAADIRKAATALASATGAALCRIPQGANALGLSRLGVLPTSRDANAMLAERRGAYVIYGIEPGLDFADQATALQALGAAQVVAFSHFACESTRAVADVILPIGALAEIDATLTNLEGRDQQATAAGKLPVDARAGWRVLRALGGALAMPGFEFTDLAGLRAGIEPKSVTVAASAAPVVDGDGLELAVTQAIYRVDGLTRRAAALQSHPLTVGPRIVLHPDDATASGLVDGAMAKVSNGVGTATLQVAVDDRVAPGAAWVESGYGATAALGAGKVKVVAA; encoded by the coding sequence ATGAGCGCCCAGCCGGTGAACCCGAACCTGCCGCCCGACCATGTCACCGTCTTCATCGACGGTGTCGAACTGGCCGCGCCCAAGGGTTCGATGATCATCCATGCCGCCGACAAGGCCGGCATTCCGATCCCGCGTTTCTGCTATCACGACAAGCTCGCGATCGCCGCGAACTGCCGCATGTGCCTGGTCGACACCGAGGTCGGCGGCCGTGGTGCGCCCAAGCCGTCGCCGGCCTGCGCCACCCCGGTGATGGACGGGCTGAAGGTCTTCACGCGCAACGAAAAGGCGCTCAAGGCCCAGCGCAACGTGATGGAATTCCTGCTGATCAACCATCCGCTCGACTGCCCGATCTGCGATCAGGGCGGCGAGTGCGAACTGCAGGATCTCTCGCTGGGCTATGGCCGCTCGGTCAGCCGCTTCGCCGAGCGCAAGCGCGTCGTCGCCGACGAGGATCTCGGTCCGCTGGTCGCGACCGAGATGACCCGTTGTATCCAGTGCACGCGCTGCGTGCGCTTCACCGCGGAAATCGCCGGCACCTACGAGCTGGGCGGCATGCAGCGCGGTGAGAACCTGCAGATCGGCACCTACGACGGCAAGCCGCTGACGACCGAACTTTCCGGCAACGTCATCGACGTCTGCCCGGTCGGCGCGCTGACCAACAAGGTCTATCGCTTCCGCGCACGTCCCTGGGAGCTGCTCGCGCGCGAGTCGCTCGGCGGCCATGACGCGCTCGGCAGCAACACATTCCTGCACGTGCGCCGCGGCGAAGTGATGCGCGTGGTGCCGCGTGAGAACGAAGCGGTCAACGAGTGCTGGATCTCCGATCGGGACCGGTATTCGCACCAAGGCCTGGCGGCTGAAGACCGCGCGGTGCGTCCGCTGGTCAAGGACGGCGGCGCATGGCGCGAAGCCTCGTGGGAGGAAGCCCTGACCCGCGCCGAGACCATCCTGCGCGACAACGCCGCCGACGAGCTCGGCGTGCTGGTGCATCCGGCGACTTCGAACGAGGAGGGCGCTCTGCTGGTCCGCCTTGCCGAAGCGCTCGGGACCGGCAATCTCGATCACCGCATTGCCCAGCGCGACCTGTCCGACGGCGCCGTGGCCGAGGCTTTCCCGATGCCCGTCGCCGAGCTCGACCGGGCCGATGTGGTGCTGCTGGTCGGCACCAATCTGCGCCACGAGGTTCCGCTGCTGCACCACCGCGTGCGTCAGGCGTGGAAGCGCGGCGCCAAGGTGTACGTGGTCAATCCGGTCGATTTCGAGTTCACTTTCGACATCGTCGACAAGGCCATCGTGCCGCCGTCGAAGGTCGCCGAGACCCTGCAGGTCGCCGAGCTCGGTGACGCGCTGCGCGGCGGCAAGCATGCCGCGATCATCCTCGGCGCGCAGGCGGAAGCCAGCGCGCACGCTGCCGACATCCGCAAGGCTGCCACCGCGCTCGCCAGTGCGACCGGTGCGGCGCTGTGCCGCATCCCGCAGGGCGCCAATGCGCTGGGCCTGAGCCGCCTGGGCGTGCTGCCGACCTCGCGCGACGCCAATGCGATGCTCGCCGAGCGCCGCGGCGCCTACGTGATCTACGGCATCGAGCCGGGTCTGGACTTCGCCGACCAGGCGACTGCGTTGCAGGCACTGGGCGCTGCCCAGGTCGTGGCCTTCAGCCACTTCGCCTGTGAATCCACGCGCGCCGTGGCCGACGTGATCCTGCCGATCGGCGCCCTCGCCGAGATCGACGCGACGCTGACCAATCTGGAAGGCCGCGACCAGCAGGCCACTGCCGCCGGCAAGCTGCCGGTCGATGCGCGTGCCGGCTGGCGCGTGCTGCGCGCACTGGGTGGTGCGCTGGCGATGCCCGGTTTCGAGTTCACCGATCTGGCCGGCCTGCGTGCGGGTATCGAGCCGAAGTCGGTGACGGTTGCAGCCTCCGCGGCGCCGGTCGTGGACGGTGACGGTCTGGAACTGGCCGTGACCCAGGCGATCTATCGCGTCGATGGGCTGACCCGCCGCGCCGCTGCGCTGCAGTCGCATCCGCTGACCGTCGGTCCGCGCATCGTCCTGCATCCGGACGACGCCACGGCGAGCGGGTTGGTCGACGGTGCGATGGCGAAGGTCTCCAACGGGGTCGGTACCGCGACGCTGCAGGTGGCGGTCGACGACCGTGTCGCACCTGGCGCGGCGTGGGTGGAATCGGGCTACGGCGCCACTGCGGCGCTGGGAGCCGGCAAGGTCAAGGTGGTGGCGGCATGA
- the nuoH gene encoding NADH-quinone oxidoreductase subunit NuoH, which yields MSGVQNSVVNTASLLGDASAPLYDWLMSLGSVGLVLWIVLKILLIAVPVILCVAFYVVWERKLLGWMHQRHGPMYVGMGIFQAFADVFKLLFKEVIQPTNAQRVLFVLAPLITLAPAFAAWAVVPFDAQLVLSNANAGLLYLLAMTSLGIYGIILAGWASNSKYAFLGAMRASAQMISYEIAMGFALVGVMVGAGSLNLSEIVMAQAGGKGLFDWFWLPMLPLFVIYFISGVAETNRAPFDVVEGESEIVAGHMVEYSGSAFALFFLAEYANMILISFLVAIFFLGGWLSPFQGWGIPLLSVDGWWWLFAKVIFFASCFIWFRASFPRYRYDQIMRLGWKVFIPISIGWIVVTALMAYFGVFEAGR from the coding sequence ATGAGCGGGGTTCAGAACAGCGTCGTCAACACCGCGTCGCTCCTCGGTGACGCCAGCGCGCCCCTGTACGACTGGCTGATGTCCCTGGGCTCGGTCGGGCTGGTGCTGTGGATCGTGCTCAAGATCCTGCTGATCGCAGTGCCGGTGATCCTGTGCGTGGCGTTCTACGTGGTGTGGGAGCGCAAGCTCCTCGGCTGGATGCACCAGCGGCACGGTCCGATGTACGTGGGCATGGGCATCTTCCAGGCCTTTGCCGACGTCTTCAAACTGCTGTTCAAGGAAGTCATCCAGCCGACCAATGCGCAGCGCGTGCTGTTCGTGCTGGCGCCGCTGATCACGCTCGCGCCGGCGTTCGCCGCCTGGGCAGTGGTGCCTTTCGATGCGCAGCTGGTGCTGTCGAATGCCAACGCCGGCCTGCTGTATCTGCTGGCGATGACGAGCCTGGGCATCTACGGGATCATCCTCGCCGGCTGGGCGTCGAACTCCAAGTACGCCTTCCTCGGCGCAATGCGTGCCTCGGCGCAGATGATCAGCTACGAGATCGCGATGGGCTTTGCGCTCGTCGGCGTGATGGTTGGCGCCGGCAGCCTGAACCTGTCCGAGATCGTCATGGCGCAAGCGGGCGGCAAGGGCCTGTTCGACTGGTTCTGGCTGCCGATGCTGCCGCTGTTCGTCATCTACTTCATCTCCGGCGTGGCCGAGACCAACCGCGCGCCGTTCGACGTGGTGGAAGGCGAGTCGGAGATCGTCGCCGGTCACATGGTCGAGTATTCGGGTTCGGCGTTCGCGCTGTTCTTCCTCGCCGAGTACGCGAACATGATCCTGATCAGCTTCCTGGTCGCGATCTTCTTCCTCGGCGGCTGGCTGTCGCCGTTCCAGGGCTGGGGCATCCCGCTGCTGTCGGTCGACGGCTGGTGGTGGCTCTTCGCCAAGGTGATCTTCTTCGCCAGCTGCTTCATCTGGTTCCGCGCGTCGTTCCCGCGTTACCGCTATGACCAGATCATGCGCCTGGGCTGGAAGGTGTTCATTCCGATCAGCATCGGCTGGATCGTGGTGACGGCACTGATGGCGTATTTCGGCGTATTCGAGGCAGGACGGTGA
- the nuoI gene encoding NADH-quinone oxidoreductase subunit NuoI — protein sequence MGKFVAWFRSLLLLELIGGMALTFRYLFRDKYTLMYPMEKTPQSPRFRGLHALRRYPNGEERCIACKLCEAVCPALAITIDSEQREDGSRRTTRYDIDLFKCIYCGFCEESCPVDSIVETHVLEYHFEKRGENIVNKQQLLAIGDRLESEIAERRAADSAYR from the coding sequence ATGGGCAAGTTCGTTGCATGGTTCCGTAGCCTGTTGCTGCTCGAGCTGATCGGCGGCATGGCGCTGACCTTCCGCTATCTCTTCCGCGACAAGTACACGCTGATGTACCCGATGGAAAAGACGCCGCAGTCGCCACGTTTCCGCGGGCTGCATGCGCTGCGTCGCTATCCCAACGGGGAAGAGCGCTGCATCGCCTGCAAGCTGTGCGAGGCGGTGTGCCCGGCGCTGGCGATCACCATCGATTCGGAGCAGCGCGAGGACGGCAGCCGCCGCACGACGCGCTACGACATCGATCTGTTCAAGTGCATCTACTGCGGCTTCTGCGAGGAGTCGTGCCCGGTGGACTCGATCGTCGAAACCCACGTGCTCGAGTACCACTTCGAGAAGCGCGGCGAGAACATCGTCAACAAGCAGCAACTCCTCGCGATCGGCGACCGTCTCGAGTCCGAGATCGCCGAACGTCGCGCCGCCGACTCCGCGTACAGGTAA
- a CDS encoding NADH-quinone oxidoreductase subunit J, translating to MESTLIAFLVFAAITVMAAVGVISARNPVHAALFLVLTFFSTACTWLLVGAEFLGIALVLVYVGAVMVLFLFVVMMLDVDVAPLREGYVRYLPVGLVVAVVMLVEIITLIGVRARMTPFAADAVDEAGLSNTVWIARRLFTDFLLPFEIAAVILTVAVIAAVMLTLRRRPGAKHQNPSEQARVRASDRMRVVKMDAVRPVVEPVPGAGEGESK from the coding sequence ATGGAATCCACCCTCATTGCATTCCTCGTCTTCGCCGCGATCACCGTGATGGCCGCGGTAGGGGTGATCAGCGCCCGCAACCCCGTGCATGCGGCGTTGTTCCTGGTGTTGACGTTCTTCTCGACCGCCTGCACCTGGCTGCTGGTAGGCGCCGAGTTCCTCGGCATCGCGCTGGTGCTGGTCTATGTCGGCGCGGTCATGGTGCTGTTCCTGTTCGTGGTGATGATGCTCGACGTCGATGTCGCGCCGCTGCGGGAAGGCTATGTGCGCTACCTGCCGGTCGGCCTGGTCGTCGCGGTGGTGATGCTCGTCGAGATCATCACGCTGATCGGGGTTCGCGCGCGGATGACGCCGTTCGCCGCCGATGCGGTCGACGAGGCGGGCCTGTCCAATACGGTATGGATCGCACGCCGCCTGTTCACGGACTTCCTGCTGCCGTTCGAGATCGCCGCGGTCATCCTGACCGTCGCGGTGATCGCCGCGGTGATGCTGACGCTGCGTCGCCGTCCCGGTGCCAAGCACCAGAACCCCAGCGAGCAGGCCCGCGTGCGGGCGAGTGACCGCATGCGCGTGGTCAAGATGGACGCGGTGCGTCCGGTGGTCGAGCCGGTGCCGGGTGCGGGTGAGGGAGAATCGAAATGA